A DNA window from Canis lupus dingo isolate Sandy chromosome 2, ASM325472v2, whole genome shotgun sequence contains the following coding sequences:
- the BMI1 gene encoding polycomb complex protein BMI-1 yields the protein MHRTTRIKITELNPHLMCVLCGGYFIDATTIIECLHSFCKTCIVRYLETSKYCPICDVQVHKTRPLLNIRSDKTLQDIVYKLVPGLFKNEMKRRRDFYAAHPSADAANGSNEDRGEVADEDKRIITDDEIISLSIEFFDQNRLDRKVNKDKEKPKEEVNDKRYLRCPAAMTVMHLRKFLRSKMDIPNTFQIDVMYEEEPLKDYYTLMDIAYIYTWRRNGPLPLKYRVRPTCKRMKMSHQRDGLTNAGELESDSGSDKANSPAGGAPSTSSCLPSPSTPVQSPHPQFPHISSTMNGTSSSPSGNHQSSFANRPRKSSVNGSSATSSG from the exons ATGCATCGAACAACCAGAATCAAGATCACTGAGCTAAATCCCCACCTAATGTGTGTGCTTTGTGGAGGGTACTTCATTGATGCCACAACCATAATAGAATGTCTACATTCCT TCTGTAAAACATGTATTGTGCGTTACTTGGAGACCAGCAAGTATTGTCCTATCTGTGATGTCCAAGTTCACAAAACCAGACCACTTCTGAATATTAG GTCAGATAAAACTCTCCAAGATATTGTATACAAATTAGTTCCAGGGCTTTTCAAAA atgaaatgaagagaagaagggaTTTTTATGCAGCTCATCCTTCAGCTGATG CTGCCAATGGCTCTAATGAAGATAGAGGAGAAGTTGCAGATGAGGATAAAAGAATTATAACCGATGATGAGATAATAAGCTTATCCATTGAATTCTTTGACCAGAACAG ATTGGATCGGAAAGTaaacaaagacaaggaaaaacCTAAGGAGGAG gTGAATGATAAAAGGTATTTACGTTGCCCAGCAGCAATGACTGTGATGCACCTAAGAAAgtttctcagaagtaaaatggaCATACCTAATACTTTCCAG ATTGATGTCATGTACGAAGAGGAACCTTTAAAGGATTACTATACACTAATGGATATTGCCTACATTTATACTTGGAGAAGG AATGGTCCCCTTCCTTTGAAATACAGAGTTCGACCTACctgtaaaagaatgaagatgaGTCACCAGAGAGATGGACTGACAAATGCTGGAGAACTGGAAAGTGACTCTGGGAGTGACAAGGCCAACAGCCCCGCAGGAGGCGCTCCCTCAACCTCTTCCTGTCTGCCCAGCCCCAGCACTCCCGTTCAGTCTCCTCATCCTCAGTTCCCTCACATCTCCAGCACTATGAATGGaaccagcagcagccccagcggTAACCACCAATCTTCCTTTGCCAATAGACCTCGAAAATCGTCAGTAAATGGGTCGTCAGCAACTTCATCTGGTTGA